One region of Jonesiaceae bacterium BS-20 genomic DNA includes:
- a CDS encoding NADP-dependent oxidoreductase yields MTEFTMKAMAYASYGGVEKLEQVELPVPKVSPGMVRIKIKAAGVNPVDWVVMAGYLDQILTVHFPVVPGWDVSGVVEAVGFDTPEFKVGDEVHAYGRRDSVGMGTFAQYVTLPADVVAHKPKELSFEEAAALPLTGGTALRTLDALDLAPGQVLLIHNGAGGVGQAGIQIAKAAGVRVLATSSPKNHAHLAALGAEPLTYGEGLVAAVRALVPEGVDAVADFHGGALEQTLAVLKDLGRHASIADGSVGEHGGHYIWVRPVGSELERLNALVRDGKLGVRVVASRPMQEAADALKLSMSGHAGGKIVLTEFTD; encoded by the coding sequence ATGACCGAATTCACAATGAAAGCCATGGCCTACGCAAGTTACGGGGGCGTGGAAAAGCTGGAACAGGTGGAACTTCCCGTGCCCAAGGTGAGCCCGGGGATGGTTCGGATCAAGATTAAGGCAGCGGGGGTGAACCCCGTTGACTGGGTGGTGATGGCCGGATACCTCGATCAGATCCTGACCGTGCACTTCCCGGTAGTTCCGGGTTGGGATGTTTCCGGTGTAGTCGAGGCCGTTGGTTTTGACACCCCTGAGTTCAAAGTTGGGGACGAGGTCCACGCATATGGCCGGCGAGACAGCGTTGGGATGGGGACGTTTGCGCAGTATGTGACGTTGCCTGCTGACGTGGTCGCCCACAAGCCTAAGGAACTCTCCTTCGAAGAAGCGGCCGCACTACCGCTGACGGGCGGGACCGCCTTGCGCACGCTTGACGCTCTCGACTTGGCACCAGGGCAGGTTTTGCTCATTCACAATGGTGCAGGTGGCGTTGGGCAAGCGGGAATCCAGATCGCCAAGGCAGCTGGCGTGCGGGTGCTGGCGACTTCTTCGCCTAAGAATCACGCGCACCTCGCCGCATTGGGGGCAGAGCCCCTGACTTACGGTGAAGGACTTGTTGCTGCGGTCCGTGCGCTAGTTCCGGAAGGGGTCGATGCCGTAGCTGATTTCCATGGCGGCGCACTTGAGCAGACCCTTGCGGTGCTCAAAGACTTAGGACGCCATGCTTCGATTGCTGACGGTTCGGTAGGAGAACACGGTGGCCACTACATTTGGGTGCGCCCGGTAGGTAGCGAGCTCGAGCGCCTCAACGCCCTGGTTAGGGACGGCAAGCTTGGTGTGCGCGTTGTTGCCAGCCGGCCAATGCAAGAGGCTGCCGATGCCCTCAAATTGAGTATGAGTGGGCATGCGGGCGGCAAAATTGTGCTGACGGAGTTCACAGACTGA
- a CDS encoding ABC transporter permease, giving the protein MTTHFFADTTVLLGRSLRHITRSLDTILTTVIMPVAFMLLFVYVFGGAIQAGPGAYVDYLLPGILLITVASGVSYTAYRLFMDLQSGIFERFQSMPIARSAVLWAHVLTSLVANLLSLVIVIAVAVLMGFRTSAGVLAWLAVAGILILFTLAVTWLAMVAGLGAKSVDGAGAFSYPLIFLPFISSAFVPTDTMPGPVRAFAENQPVTSIVDTLRALFAGTPVGGDIWIALGWCVALLIGAYLWANALYRRKLI; this is encoded by the coding sequence ATGACCACGCATTTCTTTGCTGACACCACCGTGCTGCTGGGCAGGTCTCTACGGCATATCACCCGCAGCCTCGACACCATCTTGACGACAGTGATCATGCCGGTTGCGTTCATGCTGCTCTTTGTTTACGTATTTGGCGGCGCGATCCAGGCCGGTCCCGGCGCATATGTGGACTATCTATTGCCCGGGATCCTGCTCATTACGGTTGCCTCGGGTGTTTCCTACACGGCATACCGCCTGTTCATGGACCTGCAAAGCGGGATCTTCGAGCGTTTCCAGTCCATGCCCATCGCCCGTTCTGCCGTCTTATGGGCACACGTTCTAACCTCTCTGGTGGCTAATCTGCTCTCGCTCGTCATTGTGATTGCGGTGGCCGTGCTCATGGGCTTCCGCACGAGTGCGGGTGTGCTTGCTTGGCTTGCGGTTGCGGGAATCCTGATCCTCTTTACCCTCGCGGTAACCTGGCTCGCGATGGTAGCTGGGCTTGGCGCCAAGAGCGTTGATGGGGCGGGAGCGTTCTCTTACCCGCTTATATTCCTGCCGTTCATCAGCTCGGCTTTTGTACCAACGGATACGATGCCCGGGCCAGTGCGCGCATTCGCCGAGAATCAGCCCGTCACGTCAATCGTTGACACTTTACGAGCATTGTTTGCCGGGACGCCCGTTGGCGGCGATATTTGGATTGCGCTTGGGTGGTGTGTGGCGCTGTTGATCGGTGCCTACCTGTGGGCCAACGCGCTGTATCGGCGCAAACTGATATGA
- a CDS encoding ATP-binding cassette domain-containing protein: MSTGQVPAISARGLEKSFGDVAVLRGVDLEVARGSITALLGSNGAGKTTIIRILATLLSSDSGTTEINGFDVHSQAHQVRNSISLTGQFAAVDEVLTGRENLVLVAKLRHRENPAKIAEDLLARFSLTQAADRRVATYSGGMRRRLDIAMSLIGEPPVVFLDEPTTGLDPQARLEVWAAIKTLAEHGTTILLTTQYLDEAEQLADRIAILHNGKIIVDGTLADLKKLLPPTEVTYVEKQPTLEDVFFAVVGNNETPS; encoded by the coding sequence ATGTCAACAGGGCAGGTCCCGGCGATTAGTGCGCGGGGCCTAGAAAAATCATTCGGAGACGTTGCGGTGCTGCGGGGAGTCGACCTTGAGGTCGCGCGGGGCAGCATTACCGCACTGCTCGGGTCCAATGGAGCTGGCAAGACGACGATAATCAGAATCCTGGCAACGCTCCTCTCATCAGACTCTGGCACAACGGAAATTAACGGGTTTGACGTACACAGCCAGGCGCATCAGGTGCGTAACTCGATCAGCTTGACCGGCCAGTTCGCAGCCGTTGATGAAGTCCTCACGGGCCGGGAGAACCTGGTGCTGGTAGCAAAGCTGCGGCATCGGGAAAATCCTGCAAAAATTGCCGAGGACCTCCTAGCCAGATTCTCGCTTACTCAAGCCGCAGACCGCAGGGTCGCCACGTATTCCGGCGGCATGCGCCGGCGGCTGGACATTGCCATGAGCCTCATTGGCGAGCCACCAGTGGTGTTTCTTGATGAGCCCACTACGGGGCTTGACCCGCAGGCCAGGCTGGAGGTTTGGGCGGCGATCAAGACGCTGGCTGAGCACGGCACTACCATCTTGCTGACCACGCAATATCTTGATGAAGCTGAGCAACTGGCTGACCGAATTGCCATTTTGCACAACGGCAAAATCATTGTCGACGGCACGCTAGCCGACCTCAAGAAACTGTTGCCACCGACCGAGGTGACTTACGTTGAAAAGCAGCCCACACTCGAGGACGTGTTCTTCGCGGTGGTGGGAAACAATGAGACCCCAAGTTGA
- a CDS encoding ABC transporter permease has protein sequence MTAVATPAQKVPSRFHSLLHAREAGVFAALILLFILGTVLSPGFAQSGNLLSVGQQISQIGIMAIGVTFVIINGEIDLSVGSIYALSAISTGMAIADGMAWPLAVVLGVVVGAVAGLLNGLAVVFLEVPSFIVTLGTLSVFRGVTLLISDGAPISLSASQPGVPEFTLIGQGRLFGIVPMQLIIFAVVAALGVILLSKSRLGFNTYAVGGNAEAARLVGINVKAVKLWAFVLSGLTAAIAGVLGLSFLSYVQGVTGTGLELTVISAVIIGGAALFGGSGTMWGTIIGVAFIGFLQNILNVNGISSFWQTVVTGLVIVAAVAADTWQRKRKTRA, from the coding sequence ATGACCGCTGTAGCTACACCGGCACAAAAAGTGCCATCAAGATTCCACTCTCTGTTACATGCACGAGAAGCAGGGGTGTTTGCTGCACTCATTCTGCTCTTTATTTTAGGTACTGTCCTTTCACCAGGATTTGCGCAAAGTGGCAATCTCCTTTCTGTTGGACAACAAATTTCCCAAATTGGCATCATGGCGATTGGGGTAACGTTCGTCATCATTAACGGAGAGATCGACCTCTCGGTTGGGTCGATTTATGCACTGTCAGCAATCTCAACTGGAATGGCGATTGCTGATGGCATGGCATGGCCACTTGCCGTAGTCCTCGGAGTGGTCGTTGGGGCTGTTGCCGGTCTGCTCAACGGGTTGGCTGTTGTTTTCCTTGAAGTGCCTTCTTTCATTGTCACGCTTGGTACTTTGAGTGTATTTCGTGGTGTCACCCTACTTATTTCAGATGGTGCCCCCATCTCATTGAGTGCATCTCAACCAGGCGTTCCCGAATTCACCCTGATCGGTCAAGGTCGGCTCTTTGGAATAGTTCCGATGCAATTGATTATCTTTGCTGTGGTTGCCGCTCTCGGAGTCATACTCCTGTCTAAATCACGTCTCGGTTTCAATACATACGCGGTGGGTGGAAATGCAGAGGCCGCACGGCTTGTTGGAATCAACGTCAAAGCGGTCAAACTTTGGGCGTTTGTACTTTCCGGATTAACGGCGGCAATTGCAGGAGTACTAGGGCTTTCATTCTTGTCATATGTCCAAGGTGTCACGGGTACAGGACTCGAACTCACCGTAATCTCAGCGGTGATTATCGGTGGGGCCGCACTATTTGGTGGCTCTGGAACTATGTGGGGAACCATCATTGGGGTCGCTTTTATTGGATTCCTCCAAAATATCCTGAACGTAAATGGAATTTCTTCGTTCTGGCAGACGGTCGTTACAGGACTGGTCATCGTTGCTGCAGTTGCAGCAGACACGTGGCAGCGTAAACGTAAAACGCGTGCCTGA
- a CDS encoding ribokinase has translation MKIAVVGSFGVGLTMNVPKFPIAGETISSGEFQEGPGGKGSNQAVGAARLGAEVSFFTAIGNDAYGQSAHDLWQSEGIDASHVVTTNNPTMVGFIMVDPSGENLIAIAPGALDELDANAIAPFENSIAAADVLVVSLEIPRAAAIEALRIGRVHGTRTLLNPAPARVLPDEAWPLIDVITPNETEAPILLGLDEGHGLTDIDLIKALQTKTNSAVILTRGSKGALIADGNEVVEIEPVLVENVVDTTGAGDSFTAALAVGLGEGWSLVDAAKFAARAGAHTVTIAGVIPSLPTRELLDLQIGNAR, from the coding sequence ATGAAGATTGCAGTCGTCGGTAGTTTTGGGGTTGGGTTAACAATGAATGTTCCCAAGTTCCCAATTGCAGGTGAAACTATTTCAAGTGGGGAATTCCAAGAAGGCCCCGGTGGCAAAGGATCAAATCAAGCCGTTGGTGCCGCGCGCCTTGGAGCAGAAGTTTCATTCTTCACTGCGATTGGAAATGATGCCTACGGTCAAAGTGCACATGATCTGTGGCAATCAGAAGGAATCGATGCCAGCCACGTTGTGACTACGAACAATCCAACCATGGTTGGGTTCATCATGGTTGATCCTAGTGGCGAGAATCTGATTGCAATTGCTCCCGGAGCGCTTGATGAACTGGACGCCAACGCTATTGCTCCATTTGAGAATTCGATAGCGGCAGCAGATGTACTAGTGGTTTCGCTGGAGATTCCAAGAGCAGCTGCGATTGAAGCACTCCGAATTGGGAGGGTACATGGAACTCGGACTCTGCTAAACCCTGCGCCAGCCCGGGTGCTTCCAGATGAGGCATGGCCGCTCATTGATGTCATTACGCCGAATGAAACTGAGGCTCCGATTCTCCTTGGATTGGATGAGGGCCATGGACTAACTGATATTGACCTCATCAAGGCTCTCCAGACAAAAACGAACTCTGCTGTAATCCTTACACGTGGTTCCAAGGGGGCTTTGATCGCCGACGGTAACGAAGTCGTTGAGATTGAGCCCGTACTCGTGGAAAACGTAGTCGACACTACTGGAGCGGGGGACTCATTCACCGCAGCCCTAGCAGTGGGTCTGGGAGAAGGATGGTCCCTTGTGGATGCAGCAAAGTTTGCGGCCCGTGCAGGTGCTCACACGGTGACGATTGCAGGAGTGATCCCGTCACTTCCGACCCGCGAGCTACTTGACCTTCAGATTGGAAATGCAAGATGA